The nucleotide sequence TGCGGTCCTTAAAGCGGGACAGTTCCGCGTCTATGGTGAACCAACGGCCGGTCTCTTTCCAGATCTCCGCGGGATTAACTACAGGCATCAGCATCTCGAGGCCGCCGATGGCGTTCATCTCTTCTCTGATTATCTGTTCAATCTTCCGCAGACTGCGAAAAGCAAGAGGAAGGGCTGTATAGATACCTGCGGCGGTCTGACGAATATACCCTGCCCTCAGCAGGAACTCGTGCCCCCTGGATTCAGTTTTTCCGGGGGTCTCACGGAGGGTTCGCGAAAACAATCCTGTCATTCTCATGCCCGTAAAACTATCAGGGTGCACAAATCAGGTCAAGCTGAGGAAAAAAATTTGCGAATGCAGCAAAAAGTAATAATACTTTTTAAAAGACAACATAGTAAGGTTTGTCTCTTTTTAACAACAGGAGTTAGTATGAAAATTAAGGCTATTCTGTGGGCATTGGTCCTGATGCTGCTGATATCCCCCTCGCTTTTCGCAGAGAAGGACGTTACCGGTTTCTGGAAAACCATTGATGATGAAACCGGGCTGCCGAAATCAGTAGTAGCGGTCTACATCCACAACGATATGCTCTACGGAAGGGTCGTTCTTATCTATGCCGACGACGGGCGTACAGTGGAGGACCATATCTATCAGCAGCAAAAACGCAGCCCCTATCTTGCAGGGAACCCTCCCTTTGCCGGGCTGGATATCTTCTGGGACCTTGAATACAACAGCAGAAAAGACCAGTGGACTGGCGGCAGCATCATGGACCCCGGCGACGATGAGAGGAAAATACCGAAGATTTACGGCGCCGCAATCTGGAAAGATGGGTCTGATCTGATAGTTCGCGGAAAGATAGCTTTTCTGGGAAGAAACCAGACCTGGAAGTCTTTTTCTGAAAGAGAGTTTCCTGCAGGTTTTCCTGTTCCCGATTACCAGGACTTTACCCCCAGCATACCGGAGAAGGAGTAATAATCATGAAACTGAAACTTCGGGGAAAGGTAATGCTCCCTGCCCTGTTGGTAATAAGCCTGGGCCTGGCGGTTTTATCTCTGTTCTCATACATTCGCTTTGCCAGTGCCCTGAAAGAGGTCCATCACAACGAAGCAATACAGCTGACCCAGGTCATGGCAACCCAGACAAACGAATGGGTCGGTAACCGGGTAAAAAACGTACTGGCAGTAGCCGCATCCCCCATTATGGCCCAGGTACTGAGACCGGGAAATGATTCAGGGCTGACGGGTGCGGCCAACGCATACCTCAAACAGGTGCGGGATACCTATCAGATCTTTTCCACAGTGGGTCTGCTGGACAAAAACGGAGTAGCCCGGGCCAATAACAATCCCGCCCAGGTAGGGGTGCTGAACCTGAGCACCCGGGCCCACTTTAAACAGGCCATGCAGGGGCAGGCCGCGATCTCGAATATAATTGTCAGTCAAATAAACGGCGAGCCCATCTTTGTCGTGGCGGCTCCGGTCTTTGACGGCAACGAGGTTACCGGTGTTGTGCATGCTTCTGTCGAACTGGCCCGTTTTACCGAGCACTTCGTGGACACCGTCAAGCTGGGAGAGACCGGCTATGGCTACATGATGGACTCGGATGGAACAATCATTGCTCACCCGGTAAAAGAGAACATCATGCAGATGAATATTGCCGCGGAAGAGTTCGGCGCGACCATGCTGGCGGAACGCAGCGGACTGGTGGAGTATCCCTGGGAAGGGGAATGGATCATCGCTGCATTTAATGAGATTCCTGTTACCGGCTGGATTTTCGCCACCAGAGTGGAATACGCCGAGCTGTTTAAGGACGTGGCCACCTTGAGAACGGTGAATATCGTAACAACCCTCATTGTTTTAATCACAATAGCAGCTCTGCTGCTTCTTACAATACGGTCCATAACCAGGCGCATCGGTGCTACTGTTCAGAATCTGCAGGATATCTCCGAAGGAGAAGGCGACCTGACCCAAAGGCTGCCTGTCAGAGGGGAGGACGAGATAGATCAGCTGTCCCACTACATGAACGTGACCTTTGAAAAATTGTCGGACCTGGTAAAATCAATCAAGCACGAAACTGTTTCCCTGCAGGATTCGGGGGTGGACCTTGCCTCGAACATGACCGAAACCGCCTCGGCGATCAACCAGATTACCGCGAATATAGAGAGCATCAAGGAGCGTATCGTCAGCCAGTCTGCCGGAGTTGAAGAGAGCCGGGCCACGGTCGCCGCTATTGCACTGGGAATCAAAACCCTGGACGACAGGCTTTCTGAACAGGCTTCCGGGGTTACCGAGTCATCCGCTTCCATTGAACAGATGGTGGCCAATATAAAATCGGTAACCGAGAGTCTTGAGCGCAACACCGCCTCGATGAGGGAGCTGCAGGAAGCCTCGGAAACGGGCCGCCGAAGTATGGAGGAGCTGGCCCAGATTTCCCGCACGGTAATGACCCATTCAGAAGGACTGGAAGAGGCAAGTGAAATGATCCAGAAGATATCCTCCCAAACCAACCTGCTGGCCATGAATGCTGCGATCGAGGCGGCCCATGCCGGGGAGTTCGGAAAAGGCTTCGCGGTTGTGGCCGACGAAATACGTAAACTTGCAGAAGAAGCAGGCAGCCAGGGGACCGTCATCGGCAGCGCCCTTACAACCCTCAAGGAGTCGATCGATCATATAGGAGTCTCACTGGCACAGGCCAGAGCGCGTTTTGACCGGCAGTATGAACTGAGCCAGCTGGTTTCTGAGCAGGAGTCACTGATCAAGAGTGCCATGGACGAACAAGTTGTAGGAAGCAGACAGGTCCTGGATGCCCTGGCGGAGATTCAGGATATATCCCGCAAGGTAGCGGACTCTTCCGGAGAGATGACCGCCGGCAGCTCCGAGGTAATAGATGAAATGACCCGCCTGGCCCAGATAAGCGAAGAGATCAGCCAAAGCATCAACGAGATGGCCGGGGGCGCGGTGGAGATAAATCAGTCTGTAGTTCACATTTCCGAAATGACTCAGCAGAACAACCGCAGTATAGAGACCCTCGCGAAGGAAATCGGGAAGTTTAAAACCGAATAATATCCGCGTTATTACTTATACTGCAACCATTAAGCCGCCTTTGTTGTCTTTTTTGACAACCAGGGCGGTTTTTTATCCCCTGCAAAGGGGAAAAGGCTCCCATGTTTGTCCAATAGTATTGCCCGGGACATTTGTTGTTTTGTACTCTAAATATGTTGACATGGATTAAAAATCACTATATCCTGTATTTAGATGTCTGGTATTGCCATTTCACTACTATTTATCTACCATAAAACAATTTCCAATCTACACTTATAACCTTTTCACCCCTCAGACAAAAACTACCGCAAAGGAGCTATAGATATATGCTTACTGTACAACAGAAAAATATTGCTGAATTAATCGAGAACAAGGCAAACCGTACTCTCTGGCAGGACTGGAAGTGGCAGCTGAAACACTCCATCCAGGATACTAAAACCTTTGAACGCCTTACGGGAATAGAGTTCTCACAAGAGGAACGTCTGGAAATAGAAGAGACCCTTGCACGCTTTCCTGTTTCGATTACCCCGTACTACCTCTCTCTTATTGAAACGGGGGATTACAGAAACGATCCTATTTTCAAGCAGTCTTTTCCCTCGGTAAATGAGCTCACTATCCAGAAATGCGAAACCGCGGACCCCCTGCACGAAGACCATGACAGTCCTGCCCCCGGAATAACCCACAGGTACCCTGACAGGGTGCTCTTTCATATCAGTAATGTCTGCTCAATGTACTGCCGTCACTGCACCAGAAAGAGGAAGGTGGGTGACAGCGATTTTATCCCCGACAGAGCAACCATTATGCAGGGAGTGGAGTATATACGAAAAACACCCCAGATACGGGATGTGCTTCTCTCCGGGGGAGATCCTTTGATGCTCTCCGATGAGTATCTTGAATGGATACTGAAAGAGGTAAGCTCAATACCCCACGTTGAGGTTATTCGTATCGGAAGCCGCATGCCTGTGGTACTCCCCTACAGGATAACCGACAAACTTGTGGAGATGCTCAGGAAATACCAGCCAATATGGCTGAATACCCACTTTAACCACCCCAGGGAGATAACAGACTCGTCACGGGAGGCTCTTAGCAGGCTTGCGGATGCGGGGATCCCTCTGGGAAACCAGTCTGTACTGCTGCGGGATGTTAATGACTGCCCCCGGATAATGCGCAGTCTCGTTCACAAACTTGTCGCCAACAGGGTTCGCCCCTACTACCTCTACCAGTGCGACCTGTCAGAAGGACTGTCCCATTTCCGCACTCCTGTGGGAAAAGGAATCGAGATTATCGAAAGCCTGATCGGACATACAAGCGGTTTTTCCGTACCTACCTACGTTATAGACGCCCCGGGGGGCGGGGGCAAGATACCAATCATGCCAAATTACCTGATCTCATGGTCAGCTAACAAAGTGGTACTACGGAACTACGAGGGAGTCATCAGTGTCTACCAGGAACCTGAAGCCTACCCGGCAACGTATTGCGACAGGGAGTGCGATGACTGCCATCTGCAGCTGAAGCTGGACAGCGCCAGAGAATCTCAAGCAATTGGAATTGAGGGGCTGCTTGCTGACTGGGACGAGGTATCGTCGCTGATACCGGCAGATAACGCCAGACTTGAAAGAAGAGAGGAGGAATAAAAATGGCAAAAGAAACAATACAGCATGATCGAATCGAAACACTGGGGTCCAGCAAAATACAACATGGTCCCTACAACAACCGGCTCTATTTGATGGAGCTGGCAGAGGAGGACTTCCCCGGTATTGTGGAAAAGATCGATAAAATCTGTACCGAAAAAGGCTATGCCAAAGCATTTGTTATAGTTCCGGAGCATTGCGGTTCTGCTTTTCTTGAAGCAGAATACCGCGAGGAGGCCCGGGTACCCGGTTTTTTTGATGGCACCGAAGACGGCCTTTTCATGGGTAAATTCTATGCAGAAGAACGGGATGCCGCTCCTACAAAAAAGATGGAACAGTTTCGCCGGGTCATGAGTTTTTACCGGCCGATTCTGCCCGGGAGACTGGGAAGGAATCTTCAGTTTGTAAAAATGAAGGAGTCGGACACACCGGAAATGGCCAAGCTGTACGAGGAGATATTTCCGGATTATCCCTTTCCTATTAACGATCCCGAGTTTCTTAAAGAAACCATGGGAACAAAAACCCTCTATTTTGGAATCCGGGATGGAAAGAAGCTGGTTGCCCTGGCTTCCGCCGAGATTAACCATAGCGCCGGAGCCGCGGAGATGACCGACTTCGCGGTGCTGCCAAAATACCGGGGACAGCGTTTAGGGGTAAAGCTGCTGAGAGTACTGGAGCAGGCTGCAATACAGCAGGGCCTGCCCACAGCTTATACCATTGCCCGCCTCGATTCCATGGGGATGAACATGGTATTCCGGCGTTCCGGCTACAAATATGCAGGAACCCTCGTAAAAAACACCCGTATCTCCACGGGTATAGAATCAATGAACGTGTGGTACAAGAAATTAATATCTAAAACATAGGGTCCCCTCTCACTATATTCCATGGTATTATTTGGCCATGGGTATGAGAAAGCGATATGACGGAGTCCTTATTAAAGGGCTCCCATCGTTCCGGGTTATCAATCCTTTTGTAATGCGCGGACGGAATGAGTCGGCCATCTACTTTTCCCAGACAATTGAAATCGAGAATACCCGTAAATTCCTCAAGCAGCGCAACCGTTCAAGAGAACCGGATGAAAGGATATCTCTTTTTCACGTTCTCCTGGCAGCCGCAGTACGTACTATATCCCTGCGCCCCCAGCTGAACCGTTTTATATCGGGACAGCGCATTTATCAGCGAAACCGTCTGCAGGTATCCTTTATTGTCAAAAAGGACATCGGCGATGACGGACCGGAAACCAATGCAAAGATTACCTTTTCCCCCTTCGACACCCTGGAGGAGGTTCGCCGCAGGGTAACCCGCGATGTTAATGAAGCCCGGAATTTAGAGGGTAACGTCAGCGACCACGAAGTTGACTTTTTTGCCAGGCTGCCCCGTTTTCTGGTCAATGGTGTTGTAAAAGCCTTCCGTTTCCTGGACTATTTTGGTGTTGCTCCCAAAGGAATGATAGAGATAGACCCCCTCTACACCAGTCTTTATGTGGCAAACCTGGGAAGTGTAGGCCTGGACGCAGCATATCACCATCTGTACGAATGGGGAAATGCCTCGGTTTTTATGGTCATAGGCCGTATGCACAAGGCCCTCGTTCTGGACGAAAAAAATGAGCCCGTCACCAGGCTGGTTATTAAAATAAAATACACCATGGACGACCGCATATCAGAAGGGATCTACGCGGCAAAAGCACTGAAGCTGTTCAAGAACTTCGTGCAGAATCCGGAGACTCTGGAGACCTTTCCTGAAATCAGCGACGAGGTTTTACAGGAACTGTCGCTGCTCCTGCCGGAGGAGGAGCAGCACGCTTCAGAAACCGGATCTATATTCCCAGAACAAAGCGCACCGTCGAGAAGTAGATCACAAGACCGGTAATATCCACTATATGTAGTAATTGCAGGACTGGGGCTACAAGGGCCGGATCAAACCGGCAGGCCGCTGCCAATGGCGGCAGTACGGACCCGATTAATGTCGCAGTCACTACCTGGAGGGCAAGTGCCGGGGCGACATCCTGATATACGAACCTCCCTCATGGGGCCCTGCGATTGCCATCAGCATCTCGACGCCCTCGTTGTATTCCTGGGTCAGGACATCCATGGCGTCATCGTGGGTAATAATCCCGACCAGGGAGCCCTCGCCGTTGATAACCGGTAAAGCCAGAAGGTCAAAACGCTGAATCTTCGCAGCCGCCTCTTCCTGGTCCTCATCAACCCTGGCGGAAATTATGTCCCTGTGCATGATATTCAGAATGCGCTCGTCCCGTCGTGCAAGAATCAGATCTTTCAGGGAAACAAAGCCCAGAAGCTGCCGCCCGGTATCTATTACATAGGCATAGTAAATAGTCTCCCGGTCGGGAGCGACGGTCCGCAGATGTTCGATAGCCTGGGCCAGGCCAGGCAGAATGCTCTCCCTCCGTTCGTCCGGAAGCCGTTTGAACAGGTCGGCCCTGTCATCCGGAGATATCTCGGCAAAGAGGGAAGCAACATCGTCCCTGCGCATCTGTTCAATGATATCCAGCTGCTGCTCCGGCTCAAGATGGGTGAAAATTTCAGAACGTTCAGGTTGTCTGGCCTGTTTCAGGACAGACCTGGCCTCTTCGGGGGAAAACCCGGAGAGGACCTCTGCAAAGAAGCGCGGGATGCTCTTCGGCAAAAATCTCACGCAGTCGATCGCGGGCTCCGCTTTGCAGTATGTTTTTCAGATCGGGAAGTGTAACGGGGTTCTCGAATTCCATATAAAGCCTCCTTGTAAAGACCGCGAATATGCTCGCCGCGGCCGGAGGCTTCTCGTATCCGCCCAGGAAAGATTACATGAAGCCGATACGTGCCCGGGACCACGGCAGTTCTATCCGCGAGAAAGGGTCGTCAGTTGTGTTCTGGACCAGACAACTACTGCCGTCCGCAGTGTTCATGCTCTATCCTCCTTGCTGGATTCTTTCCGGTAGTGTAGCCCATCATTTCCGTTGAGTAAACTCCACGACGCAAACAACGAACCGGTTCAATCAAATTTCAGCAGCACTTTTAAAAGTCCGCCGCCGTTTTTATCGAGTTCCGCCAGGGCCTCACCAGCCTCCTGGAAGAGGTAGATCTTCGAAACGACCTTCTCTACATTAATCCTGCCCTCTTTAACAAGATCAATAAGAGTCAGGAATTCCTCCTTCAGGGCGTTCCTGGAGCCGTATACATTCAGCTCCTTTTTCTGGATTACCGTAAAATCAAAATCCAGGTGCTGCTTGCTGATCCCTATCAGGACCACACGCCCGCCGAAGGCTGCCGCATCGATGCAGGACTGGAATGTAGCCGCGAGGCCTACGGCCTCTATAGCGACGTCGAATCCATTGCCGCCGGTAATCCTGTCTACAGCATCCGCAAGGGCGTGATCGCTGTCGTTCAGTATGGTCCCGTCCACGCCGAGGGTTTCGGCATGCTTGAGCCTTTCAGCGGCAATATCGCTTACATAGACCTCCGCGCCAAAGTATTTGGCCGACAAAGCGGCCAATATACCTATAGTACCGGAACCTATAACCAGCACTTTCTCCCCCGGCTTTATGGAGGCCCGCCGGGTACCGTGAAAACTGATGCACAGGGGTTCAATGAGGGCAAGCGTTTTGGCAGGAAGTCCTTTGCCATCATAGATCCGTTCTATTGGCATGACGAAAAACTCCCCGTACGAACCGTCCCGCTGGGCCCCCATGGTTTCGTTGTGCATACAGCAGTTGACGAGCCCACGCTGGCAGGAGTAACAGCTGCCGCAGTTCATGTAAGGGTTGGCAGTAACAAGCATCCCCTCCTTGAGTCCCCGGTCGTTCTTGCCGATCTTTACGATCTCGGCGGAAAACTCGTGTCCGGGAATCCTGGGATAGGAACCGTAGGCAAACTTTCCACGGTAGATACTCAGATCGGTACCGCAGATACCGCCGTAGAGCATCTTCAGGAGGGCTTCACCTTCCTTCGGTTCCTGAATCGCCGTTTCCTTGATTTCAACTTCATAGGGCCCGTTGATGGAAATGTA is from Marispirochaeta sp. and encodes:
- a CDS encoding DUF2147 domain-containing protein encodes the protein MKIKAILWALVLMLLISPSLFAEKDVTGFWKTIDDETGLPKSVVAVYIHNDMLYGRVVLIYADDGRTVEDHIYQQQKRSPYLAGNPPFAGLDIFWDLEYNSRKDQWTGGSIMDPGDDERKIPKIYGAAIWKDGSDLIVRGKIAFLGRNQTWKSFSEREFPAGFPVPDYQDFTPSIPEKE
- a CDS encoding methyl-accepting chemotaxis protein; protein product: MKLKLRGKVMLPALLVISLGLAVLSLFSYIRFASALKEVHHNEAIQLTQVMATQTNEWVGNRVKNVLAVAASPIMAQVLRPGNDSGLTGAANAYLKQVRDTYQIFSTVGLLDKNGVARANNNPAQVGVLNLSTRAHFKQAMQGQAAISNIIVSQINGEPIFVVAAPVFDGNEVTGVVHASVELARFTEHFVDTVKLGETGYGYMMDSDGTIIAHPVKENIMQMNIAAEEFGATMLAERSGLVEYPWEGEWIIAAFNEIPVTGWIFATRVEYAELFKDVATLRTVNIVTTLIVLITIAALLLLTIRSITRRIGATVQNLQDISEGEGDLTQRLPVRGEDEIDQLSHYMNVTFEKLSDLVKSIKHETVSLQDSGVDLASNMTETASAINQITANIESIKERIVSQSAGVEESRATVAAIALGIKTLDDRLSEQASGVTESSASIEQMVANIKSVTESLERNTASMRELQEASETGRRSMEELAQISRTVMTHSEGLEEASEMIQKISSQTNLLAMNAAIEAAHAGEFGKGFAVVADEIRKLAEEAGSQGTVIGSALTTLKESIDHIGVSLAQARARFDRQYELSQLVSEQESLIKSAMDEQVVGSRQVLDALAEIQDISRKVADSSGEMTAGSSEVIDEMTRLAQISEEISQSINEMAGGAVEINQSVVHISEMTQQNNRSIETLAKEIGKFKTE
- the ablA gene encoding lysine 2,3-aminomutase — protein: MLTVQQKNIAELIENKANRTLWQDWKWQLKHSIQDTKTFERLTGIEFSQEERLEIEETLARFPVSITPYYLSLIETGDYRNDPIFKQSFPSVNELTIQKCETADPLHEDHDSPAPGITHRYPDRVLFHISNVCSMYCRHCTRKRKVGDSDFIPDRATIMQGVEYIRKTPQIRDVLLSGGDPLMLSDEYLEWILKEVSSIPHVEVIRIGSRMPVVLPYRITDKLVEMLRKYQPIWLNTHFNHPREITDSSREALSRLADAGIPLGNQSVLLRDVNDCPRIMRSLVHKLVANRVRPYYLYQCDLSEGLSHFRTPVGKGIEIIESLIGHTSGFSVPTYVIDAPGGGGKIPIMPNYLISWSANKVVLRNYEGVISVYQEPEAYPATYCDRECDDCHLQLKLDSARESQAIGIEGLLADWDEVSSLIPADNARLERREEE
- the ablB gene encoding putative beta-lysine N-acetyltransferase; the protein is MAKETIQHDRIETLGSSKIQHGPYNNRLYLMELAEEDFPGIVEKIDKICTEKGYAKAFVIVPEHCGSAFLEAEYREEARVPGFFDGTEDGLFMGKFYAEERDAAPTKKMEQFRRVMSFYRPILPGRLGRNLQFVKMKESDTPEMAKLYEEIFPDYPFPINDPEFLKETMGTKTLYFGIRDGKKLVALASAEINHSAGAAEMTDFAVLPKYRGQRLGVKLLRVLEQAAIQQGLPTAYTIARLDSMGMNMVFRRSGYKYAGTLVKNTRISTGIESMNVWYKKLISKT
- a CDS encoding 2-oxo acid dehydrogenase subunit E2, producing the protein MRKRYDGVLIKGLPSFRVINPFVMRGRNESAIYFSQTIEIENTRKFLKQRNRSREPDERISLFHVLLAAAVRTISLRPQLNRFISGQRIYQRNRLQVSFIVKKDIGDDGPETNAKITFSPFDTLEEVRRRVTRDVNEARNLEGNVSDHEVDFFARLPRFLVNGVVKAFRFLDYFGVAPKGMIEIDPLYTSLYVANLGSVGLDAAYHHLYEWGNASVFMVIGRMHKALVLDEKNEPVTRLVIKIKYTMDDRISEGIYAAKALKLFKNFVQNPETLETFPEISDEVLQELSLLLPEEEQHASETGSIFPEQSAPSRSRSQDR
- a CDS encoding CBS domain-containing protein, with the protein product MPKSIPRFFAEVLSGFSPEEARSVLKQARQPERSEIFTHLEPEQQLDIIEQMRRDDVASLFAEISPDDRADLFKRLPDERRESILPGLAQAIEHLRTVAPDRETIYYAYVIDTGRQLLGFVSLKDLILARRDERILNIMHRDIISARVDEDQEEAAAKIQRFDLLALPVINGEGSLVGIITHDDAMDVLTQEYNEGVEMLMAIAGPHEGGSYIRMSPRHLPSR
- a CDS encoding zinc-binding alcohol dehydrogenase family protein, producing MKYISINGPYEVEIKETAIQEPKEGEALLKMLYGGICGTDLSIYRGKFAYGSYPRIPGHEFSAEIVKIGKNDRGLKEGMLVTANPYMNCGSCYSCQRGLVNCCMHNETMGAQRDGSYGEFFVMPIERIYDGKGLPAKTLALIEPLCISFHGTRRASIKPGEKVLVIGSGTIGILAALSAKYFGAEVYVSDIAAERLKHAETLGVDGTILNDSDHALADAVDRITGGNGFDVAIEAVGLAATFQSCIDAAAFGGRVVLIGISKQHLDFDFTVIQKKELNVYGSRNALKEEFLTLIDLVKEGRINVEKVVSKIYLFQEAGEALAELDKNGGGLLKVLLKFD